One genomic window of Carassius gibelio isolate Cgi1373 ecotype wild population from Czech Republic chromosome A10, carGib1.2-hapl.c, whole genome shotgun sequence includes the following:
- the LOC128020912 gene encoding dapper homolog 3 has product MMFRVFSLAAAERGRQKRLLELSLAGICELELLKRRHEAMITGALALHAPEPEPEAERAERPSDDTSSPDGAWSLINILQHQVGELKMDSRSTDRRDHTSDVFVGRELGTRSLHKPCLLEGVPEDETWIWHPSEDDSRQAQRTEAYILGLIQRRSPPSRPTKPRTSVTVVRHTSPSHKDPPHVPDERHARDEACSVLSPRPALAGIRSSSSEAESLQHFHQPKRSPSSEELVNAQYIPAQAAVHRTHRTHRTHASPKPTSSQSRAAAKKCRFTENKIAPKKPGRKACRAPSENSLRESKYNTVERDAVRSAPPKTRRGSGHRRWRSTLELSQDEAETPPEQPIRRSRRPGIYTHLHHQLQDAGDSESSLTEADSPGSRSLSCDSDESSRLVWPQQLRPQLAPPSPPHPPQPKAFVKIKASHALKKKILRFRSGSLKVMTTV; this is encoded by the exons ATGATGTTCCGTGTGTTCTCGCTGGCGGCGGCGGAGCGCGGGAGACAGAAGCGGCTGCTCGAGCTTAGTCTGGCGGGGATCTGTGAGCTCGAGCTGCTCAAGCGACGGCACGAGGCGATGATCACCGGCGCGCTCGCGCTGCACGCGCCCGAACCCGAACCCGAGGCGGAAAGAGCCGAGCGGCCGAGCGACGACACGAGCTCTCCG GACGGAGCGTGGAGTCTGATCAACATCCTGCAGCATCAGGTGGGAGAACTGAAGATGGACAGCAGATCTACTGACCGCCGAGACCACACCA GTGATGTGTTTGTGGGCCGTGAGCTGGGCACACGTTCTCTCCACAAGCCCTGTCTGCTGGAGGGTGTCCCTGAAGACGAGACGTGGATCTGGCATCCCAGCGAAGACGACTCCAGACAGGCGCAGCGCACAGAGGCGTACATCCTCGGCCTGATCCAGCGCCGCTCGCCTCCCTCTAGACCCACTAAACCCCGCACCAGCGTGACTGTGGTCAGACACACCAGCCCTAGCCACAAAGATCCGCCGCACGTCCCAGACGAGAGACACGCGAGGGACGAGGCCTGCTCCGTCCTCTCTCCCAGACCGGCGCTAGCTGGGATCCGCTCCAGCAGCAGCGAAGCCGAATCTCTTCAGCACTTCCACCAGCCCAAGCGCTCGCCCTCATCTGAGGAGCTAGTGAATGCACAGTACATCCCAGCACAAGCCGCCGTGCACCGGACACACCGGACCCACCGGACCCACGCCTCTCCAAAACCCACGTCCTCTCAGTCGAGAGCCGCAGCGAAGAAGTGCCGCTTCACAGAGAACAAGATCGCGCCGAAGAAGCCCGGACGGAAAGCCTGTCGCGCTCCGTCCGAGAACAGCCTGCGAGAGTCCAAATACAACACAGTGGAGCGGGACGCGGTGCGCAGCGCTCCTCCTAAAACACGCCGCGGCTCGGGTCACCGCCGCTGGCGCTCCACGCTAGAACTGAGTCAGGACGAAGCCGAGACGCCTCCTGAACAGCCAATCAGACGCTCCCGTAGACCTGGCATCTACACCCATCTTCATCATCAGCTGCAGGACGCCGGAGACTCAGAGTCCAGTCTGACCGAGGCAGACTCCCCCGGCTCCAGATCACTGTCCTGCGACTCTGACGAGAGCAGCCGATTGGTCTGGCCTCAGCAGCTCCGCCCACAGCTGGCCCCGCCCTCTCCACCACACCCACCGCAGCCCAAAGCCTTCGTGAAGATCAAAGCGTCGCACGCGCTCAAGAAGAAGATCCTGAGGTTCAGGAGCGGATCACTCAAAGTCATGACCACCGTATGA